In a single window of the Lynx canadensis isolate LIC74 chromosome E2, mLynCan4.pri.v2, whole genome shotgun sequence genome:
- the SBSN gene encoding suprabasin: protein MHLASLLSSCSLLLLWGALPGWAANDDPIEKVIEGINRGLSNAEREVGKALEGINNGITHAGREVEKVFNGLSHMGSQAGKELDKGVQGLNNGLDKVAHGINNGIGQAGKEAEKFVHGVNNAAGQVGKEADKVIQGVHHGVNQAGSEAGRFGQGVHHTAGQAGNEAGRFGQGVHHGVNQAGKEAEKFGQGVHHGVSQAGKEAEKFGQGVHHGVNQAGKETEKFGQGVHHGVSQAGKEAEKFGQGVHHGVNQAGKEAEKFGQGVHHGVSQAGKEAEKFGQGVHHGVNQAGKEAEKFGQGVHHGVNQAGKEAEKFGQGVHHGVSQAGKEAEKFGQGVHHGVNQAGKEAEKFGQGVHHGVSQAGKEAEKFGQGVHHGVSQAGKEAEKFGQGVHHGVSQAGKEAEKFGQGVHHGVSQAGKEAEKFGQGVHHEVSQAGKEAEKFGHDVHYAAGQAGGEGDKIVQGVHPGVNQAGKEVEHFGQGVHHGANEAWKEAERFGQEANYAAGQGGKEGEKVVPGVHQGVNQAGKEVEHFGQGVHHAVEQAGKEADKVVQGVHDGVNQAGKEAEKFGQGVNHAAGQAGKEAEKLGQGVHHAAGQAGKEVDRLQQNVHNGVNQAGKEANKLLNGTHPGVSTGQHGGGATTTLTSGASVNKAFLDFPALWQSVIAIIP from the exons ATGCACCTTGCCAGTTTGCTCAGCTCCTGCTCCCTCCTACTGCTCTGGGGGGCCCTTCCTGGATGGGCGGCCAATGATGACCCCATTGAGAAGGTCATTGAAGGAATCAACCGAGGGCTGAGcaatgcagagagagaggtgggcaaGGCCCTGGAAGGCATCAATAATGGAATCACTCATGCTGGAAGGGAAGTGGAGAAAGTTTTTAATGGACTTAGCCACATGGGGAGCCAAGCTGGCAAGGAGCTGGACAAGGGCGTCCAGGGGCTCAACAACGGCTTGGACAAGGTAGCCCATGGGATCAACAATGGCATCGGACAAgcaggaaaggaagcagagaagttTGTCCATGGGGTCAACAACGCTGCTGGACAGGTtgggaaggaggcagacaaaGTGATTCAGGGGGTCCATCATGGGGTCAACCAGGCGGGAAGCGAGGCAGGGAGGTTTGGCCAGGGGGTCCACCATACTGCTGGGCAGGCTGGGAATGAGGCGGGGAGGTTTGGCCAGGGGGTCCATCATGGGGTCAACcaggctgggaaggaggcagagaagtttGGTCAGGGGGTGCACCATGGGGTCAgccaggctgggaaggaggcagagaagtttGGTCAGGGGGTCCATCATGGGGTCAACCAGgctgggaaggagacagagaagtttGGTCAGGGGGTGCACCATGGGGTCAgccaggctgggaaggaggcagagaagtttGGTCAGGGGGTCCATCATGGGGTCAACcaggctgggaaggaggcagagaagtttGGTCAGGGAGTGCACCATGGGGTCAgccaggctgggaaggaggcagagaagtttGGTCAGGGGGTCCATCATGGGGTCAACcaggctgggaaggaggcagagaagtttGGCCAGGGGGTCCATCATGGGGTCAACcaggctgggaaggaggcagagaagtttGGTCAGGGGGTACACCATGGGGTCAgccaggctgggaaggaggcagagaagtttGGCCAGGGGGTCCATCATGGGGTCAACcaggctgggaaggaggcagagaagtttGGTCAGGGGGTGCACCATGGGGTCAgccaggctgggaaggaggcagagaagtttGGTCAGGGGGTGCACCATGGGGTCAgccaggctgggaaggaggcagagaagtttGGTCAGGGGGTGCACCATGGGGTCAgccaggctgggaaggaggcagagaagtttGGTCAGGGGGTGCACCATGGGGTCAgccaggctgggaaggaggcagagaagtttGGTCAGGGGGTGCACCATGAGGTCAgccaggctgggaaggaggcagagaagtttGGTCACGATGTTCATTATGCTGCAGGgcaggctgggggagagggggacaaaatagtCCAAGGGGTCCATCCTGGAGTCAACCAGGCTGGGAAGGAGGTGGAGCACTTTGGCCAGGGAGTCCACCATGGGGCTAATGAGgcctggaaggaggcagagaggttTGGCCAGGAGGCCAACTATGCTGCAGGACAgggtgggaaagagggagagaaagtggtcCCAGGGGTCCACCAGGGAGTCAACCAGGCTGGGAAGGAGGTGGAGCACTTTGGCCAGGGCGTTCACCATGCCGTTGAACAGGCCGGAAAGGAGGCAGACAAAGTGGTCCAAGGGGTCCACGATGGGGTCAACCAGGccgggaaggaggcagagaaatttGGTCAAGGGGTCAACCACGCTGCCGGCCAGGCTGGAAAGGAAGCGGAGAAGCTTGGCCAAGGTGTCCACCATGCTGCTGGCCAGGCCGGGAAGGAGGTGGACAGGTTGCAGCAGAATGTTCATAATGGGGTCAACCAAGCCGGCAAGGAGGCCAACAAGCTGCTGAAT GGCACTCATCCAGGCGTTTCCACCGGCCAGCACGGAGGGGGCGCAACCACAACATTAACATCTGGA GCCTCGGTCAACAAGGCCTTCCTCGACTTTCCAGCTCTGTGGCAG aGCGTCATCGCCATCATTCCCTAA